In the Methanobacterium sp. genome, ATGGGTATTTTCTCGAATAATGTTCAACAGTCTTTTACCTTCACTGTCCAGTTCATCTTCGTAGTCTTCCATCAAAATACGGGAAAATCCATCAATAGCTCTAAGTGGAATCCTCAGATCATGTGAAACTGAATATGCAAATGCTTCAAGTTCTTCATTGGCATCTTTAAGCTTTTCTGTCCGCTTTTTAAGTTTTTCATTCATTTTATTAAGAATTCTCACTTTCTCTATTCTTTCAAACAAAAAAGCAACCATGATCACTATTAAAAGTACCATTAACACCCTAAAATAATCTTCAGTAATTATGCCTCTTAATCCTAATGAAATTAGCAGTATAAAAATTACAAGTCCTATTAAAATTGCAGGAGCAAGCCATGCTTTATTTCCCTGCCCAAACTCATGGAATGCTCTCAATGTTCTCACCGTAATCAATAGCCTGTAACAGCTTCTTAAAATTTATTTTTATCTTTTATCTTCTTTTTAAGTAAAAAGTTAATATCAATCAGATATTTCCCTTCCTCATCAGAGACGATTATGGAATCATCCTCTAAAAGCGCTGGAAGATCCACTTCATAGATCCCATGGTCATGGACCATAATGGTTTCAACAGATTTTCCATGGGGCTTTTCTTTTCTGTCCTCTTTATCC is a window encoding:
- a CDS encoding Zn-ribbon containing protein, yielding MHLCIKCGALFKGCPEDILKGCPECGSHFFEYHPEDKEDRKEKPHGKSVETIMVHDHGIYEVDLPALLEDDSIIVSDEEGKYLIDINFLLKKKIKDKNKF